Proteins from a genomic interval of Paenibacillus sp. FSL H8-0048:
- a CDS encoding L-serine ammonia-lyase, iron-sulfur-dependent, subunit alpha: MRSLTELFKIGSGPSSSHTMGPEKAAGILKAENEDADQFKALIYGSLAKTGKGHMTDKAIIRALSPVRTEVQFVPQPDFDLPHPNTMDLFAYKGGQQTASMRVASIGGGEIVIDGREETRGPDVYPENSFAEISAYCKANHIRLSDYVEQRDGTQIWEFLQGIWEAMKRSIDEGLSVTGILEGGLNVERKAQYLYHQGTVDESPETRENRIVSAYAFAVNEQNAAAGTVVTAPTCGACGVVPASLRYMQEKLQVPDERILRALAVGGLIGNLVKHNASISGAQCGCQAEVGTACSMAAAALAELSGMEIDQIEYAAEVAMEHHLGLTCDPIKGLVQIPCIERNAVGAMRAINALSLAKFLSGTRKISFDLVVQTMYETGLDMNSRYRETSEGGLAKFYNMGS; encoded by the coding sequence ATGAGATCGTTGACTGAGCTATTCAAGATTGGCAGTGGACCGTCCAGCTCCCATACCATGGGGCCGGAGAAGGCGGCCGGAATCTTAAAAGCAGAAAATGAAGACGCAGACCAGTTCAAAGCGTTGATCTATGGTTCTCTTGCCAAAACAGGCAAAGGCCATATGACGGATAAGGCTATTATTCGGGCACTCTCACCCGTCCGGACGGAGGTTCAATTTGTTCCGCAGCCTGACTTTGATCTGCCTCATCCCAATACAATGGACTTGTTTGCTTACAAGGGTGGTCAGCAAACAGCCTCCATGCGTGTTGCCAGTATCGGCGGCGGGGAGATCGTGATTGATGGGCGGGAGGAGACGCGGGGACCTGATGTCTACCCGGAGAACAGCTTTGCCGAGATCAGTGCCTATTGTAAAGCGAATCATATCCGCCTAAGCGATTACGTTGAGCAGCGTGATGGCACACAGATCTGGGAGTTCCTCCAAGGCATCTGGGAAGCGATGAAGCGTTCGATCGACGAAGGGCTGTCTGTCACAGGCATTCTGGAGGGCGGGCTTAATGTTGAGCGCAAGGCGCAATATCTGTATCATCAGGGGACTGTGGATGAGAGCCCGGAGACGCGGGAGAACCGGATCGTCAGCGCGTACGCTTTTGCCGTGAATGAACAGAATGCGGCTGCCGGTACAGTGGTAACGGCTCCAACCTGCGGGGCCTGTGGTGTTGTGCCCGCCTCGCTCCGTTATATGCAGGAGAAGCTGCAGGTCCCGGATGAACGGATTCTCCGGGCGCTGGCCGTCGGGGGGCTCATTGGCAATCTGGTGAAGCATAACGCCTCCATCAGCGGCGCTCAGTGCGGCTGTCAGGCGGAGGTAGGCACGGCTTGCTCTATGGCAGCGGCTGCATTGGCTGAATTGTCCGGTATGGAGATCGATCAGATCGAGTATGCTGCTGAGGTGGCCATGGAGCATCACTTGGGGTTAACCTGTGATCCGATTAAAGGACTGGTTCAGATCCCTTGCATTGAACGGAATGCTGTTGGTGCGATGCGGGCGATCAATGCGCTGAGTCTGGCCAAGTTCTTGTCGGGTACCCGTAAAATATCCTTTGACCTGGTTGTACAGACGATGTATGAGACAGGCCTCGATATGAACAGCAGGTACCGTGAAACTTCAGAGGGCGGGCTTGCTAAGTTTTACAACATGGGCAGTTAA